A genomic segment from Actinoplanes sichuanensis encodes:
- a CDS encoding extracellular solute-binding protein — protein MINAVGRRTWLLLGAGLAAGVLLGATVPALLRSSADTSAELVIVSGVEDGEGGARQTLIDLWNRMHPDRRARIELVSGSADEQHDAMVRYAKGEEQVKADILNLDVTSIPEFAEFGYIAQWPSGSLPSRQLAELLAKPRESCFYDGRLWALPFNTDAGVLFARRGLLQPPPATTPTAFTWADIAGQRPADGSGTPKAAYAGQLDGYEGLTVNALEALWAVEREQGGSSEEQPLGVPDDPAIWTAAVDRLFGTADAARVVDPGSTAYRENETTEEFLQRRLVFMRNWPVAFRALVEGSDQRATVAAADIVMTPLPGPAVLGGQNLAVVSGSTRGDDARELITFLAGEPSQRVLMQVGGYAAATGATYDRPEIKAAHPYAATIRAAIENSRQRPQTPYYPRFSEEVRQLVTEIRNSGGKQVPPDLRQRLTDAAQGRLQPR, from the coding sequence GTGATCAATGCGGTGGGCCGGCGCACCTGGCTGCTACTCGGCGCCGGGCTCGCGGCCGGTGTGCTGCTCGGCGCCACGGTTCCGGCGCTGTTGCGTTCCTCGGCGGACACGTCGGCCGAGCTGGTGATCGTCAGTGGGGTCGAGGACGGTGAGGGCGGCGCCCGACAGACGCTGATCGACCTGTGGAACCGGATGCACCCGGACCGGCGTGCCCGGATCGAGCTGGTGTCCGGCAGCGCCGACGAGCAGCACGACGCGATGGTCCGCTACGCCAAGGGCGAGGAGCAGGTGAAGGCCGACATCCTCAATCTCGACGTGACCTCGATTCCGGAGTTCGCCGAGTTCGGGTACATCGCGCAGTGGCCGTCCGGTTCGCTGCCCAGCCGACAGCTGGCCGAGTTGCTGGCCAAGCCCCGGGAGAGCTGCTTCTACGACGGGCGGTTGTGGGCGCTGCCGTTCAACACCGACGCCGGGGTGCTGTTCGCCCGCCGCGGGCTGCTGCAGCCGCCACCGGCGACCACGCCGACGGCGTTCACCTGGGCGGACATCGCCGGTCAGCGTCCGGCCGACGGATCCGGCACACCCAAGGCGGCGTACGCGGGTCAGCTCGACGGCTACGAGGGCCTCACGGTCAACGCGCTGGAAGCGCTGTGGGCGGTCGAGCGGGAGCAGGGCGGCTCGTCGGAGGAGCAGCCGCTGGGGGTGCCGGACGATCCGGCGATCTGGACGGCCGCGGTGGACCGGCTGTTCGGCACGGCCGACGCGGCGCGGGTGGTCGATCCGGGGTCGACCGCCTACCGGGAGAACGAGACCACCGAGGAGTTCCTGCAGCGCCGGCTGGTGTTCATGCGCAACTGGCCGGTGGCGTTCCGGGCTCTGGTGGAGGGCAGCGACCAGCGGGCCACGGTCGCGGCAGCGGACATCGTGATGACACCGCTGCCGGGTCCGGCGGTGCTGGGCGGGCAGAACCTGGCGGTGGTGTCCGGGTCGACTCGCGGCGACGACGCCCGGGAGCTGATCACGTTTCTCGCCGGTGAGCCGTCGCAGCGGGTGTTGATGCAGGTCGGCGGCTATGCGGCGGCGACCGGCGCGACCTATGACCGGCCGGAGATCAAGGCCGCGCATCCGTACGCGGCGACGATCCGGGCGGCGATCGAGAACAGCCGGCAGCGGCCGCAGACGCCGTACTATCCGCGGTTCAGTGAGGAGGTCCGGCAGCTGGTCACCGAGATCCGCAACAGCGGCGGAAAGCAGGTGCCGCCGGACCTGCGGCAGCGGCTCACCGACGCCGCGCAGGGCCGGCTCCAGCCCCGGTGA